DNA sequence from the Blastomonas fulva genome:
ACCTTGCGGCCCTTGAGCGTCGCTTTCATGTTCTTGTGGATCGACAGCTTGTCCGAAGGCTTCATGTCGACCGGCTTGCGCGCAGCTTCCGCCTTGGCAGGAAGCTCGATGTTCAGGCCATCGGCGACGCGCTTGGCCAGATCCTCGTCCACGTTGCGCAGATTGGCGACCATGCGCGCGGGCACCTGATCAAGATCAGCGACCTTCGACAGCTCGAACACGAACGACGAGGCGATATGCGCCTGTTCATTCTCGGTCTGTGAGCGATAGAACAGCCGTGCCTGGCTGTAATGATCGGCAAACAGCTCGGCGCGTACGCGCAGCTTGTCGCCCTGCTCGTCCGGCCCGCTGGCGAGATTGGTGGTGGCAAAGCCCTTGGCGGCGCTTTCGCGCGGCCCTGCTTCCTCGCCATGCTCGGCAAGCGAGTTGGGCTCGTAATTGGCGCGGCCCTTGGGGACCATGGTCTGCATCATGCCATCGCGCTGGAAATTGCCGAACGGGCAGCGCGGGGCGTTGACAGGGATCTGGTGGAAGTTGGTCGTGCCCAGACGCGACTTCTGCGTATCGAGATAGCTGAACAGACGGCCCTGCAGCAGCGGATCGTTCGAGAAATCGATTCCCGGAACGATGTTGGTCGGCAGGAAGGCGACCTGCTCCGTCTCGGCGAAGAAATTGTCGACGTTGCGGTTGAGCGTCATCGTACCGATGATCCGCACCGGCACATCCTCTTCGGGGATGAGCTTGGTGGCATCGAGAACGTCATAGGGCTGCGCATCGGCGAATTCCTGGTCGAACACCTGGATGCCGAGCTCCCATTCGGGAAAGTCGCCGCCGTCGATGGCTTCGAACAGATCGCGGCGGTGATAGTCGTTGTCCGCCGCCTGCAGCTTCAGCGCCTCGTCCCAGATCGTCGACTGGATGCCGAGCTTGGGCTTCCAGTGGAACTTGACGAAGCTCGCCTTGCCAGCGGCATTGACCATCTTGAAGGTGTGGACGCCGAAGCCTTCGATCATGCGAAGCGAGCGCGGCAGGGTGCGGTCGGACATCGCCCACATCAGCATATGGGTCGATTCGGGCATCAGCGACGCCCAGTCCCAGAAGGTGTCGTGCGCGCTGCCCGCCTGCGGATAGCCGCGATCGGCCTCCATCTTCACTGCATGCACCAGATCGGGGAACTTGATCGCGTCCTGGATGAAGAACACCGGGATGTTGTTGCCGACGAGATCCCAGTTGCCCTCACGGGTGTAGAACTTGACCGCAAAGCCGCGGACGTCGCGCGGGGTATCGACCGATCCGGCGCCGCCCGCCACGGTGGAAAAGCGCACGAACACCTCGGTCTTCTCGCCCTTGGTGAAGACGGCCGCGCGGGTCAGGTCGGAAATGTCGTCGGTCGCCTCGAACACGCCGTGCGCGCCGGTGCCGCGTGCATGGACGATGCGCTCGGGGATACGCTCGTGGTCGAAATGGAAGATCTTTTCGCGCAGCACGAAATCCTCGAGCAGCGTGGGGCCGCGCGCGCCGGACTTCAGGCTGTTCTGGTTGTCGGATATCGGCATGCCATGGTTGGTGGTAAGCACGCGGGTGTCGCCGCTCGCCTGCTGATGGGTTTCGCCGCCCTGGCCGGTGGTCGTTTCGTGCGCGGATTTTGTCATGCGTAGCTCCTGCTGATCATCGATCAACGCACGGATTACAGGGCCATGGGGGCCTTTCAGGTCGCGCGCCAACCAGGCGCACTCGCGCCGTTGCGCCACCTACGCGCCGGTGCGGCAATGCGATGCATGGGGCAGAAGAGAATCTGGCGCGGTTATTTGAGGATCTGGTTCATCTCGATCAACGTGCCATCGGGGTCGAAGAAGTTGCACCCGCGCACCCGGATCACCGGACCGCCATTGCGCCCCGGATATTCCTGCATCCTGGGCGGCGCGGTCATGGTGACGCCCCGGATTTTGGCAGCGGCGGCGCAGCGGCCATCGACATCATCGGTGTTCATCACGATCACCGTGCCGCCCGGCCCCATGCGTTTGGGATAAGGCCCCGGATCGGGCAGCGGCGGACTGACCCACTGCATCAGCCCGATCCAGCCGATGAACGGATCGTTCGAATTGAGCAGCACCAGCCGCGCCTTGGCCCCCGGCTCGCCTGCGGGCAGCGCAACGCCGCTGGTCTCGACGACGGTATCGTAATTGACCTGCAGGCCGACGACATCGCGGTACAGCCTCAGCGAGGTTTCCATGTCGCGCACGATCAGCGTGACACGGCGGATATCGGTGGGCAGCCGCTGCGCGGGCGCTTCGACTCCTGGAGACCTGGGGGGCGAGGCGGTCGCGGGCTTGTCCTGCGCGTGGGCGGTGCAGGCGCAGAGGGCCATCGGCACCATCACGATCCACAGATTGTTGTAGCCCATCATCCCTGTCCTTCCACCGCGCCGCTTGCCAGCAGCGCCTCGATCCTCGCCTCGTCATAACCCAGCCCCGCCAGCACGCTCTTCGTATCCGCGCCCGCCTCCGGTAGCGCCGCATGCGCATGGGGGCGCGCGCCGTTCATCTCGATCGGCAGCGTCGGCAGCATCGTGGTCTTCCCGTCGCTCAAGGTCACCGGCTCGAGCCCGCCGCTGGCGAGCAGGTGCGGATCGTCGAACATGTCCTCGGGCCGTCCGATCGGCGCGAACGGCAGGCCCGTGCCTTCGAGCCTGGCGATCAGATCGTCGCGCTTCCACGTCTGCACGAGCGCGCGGATTTGCGGCATGATCCGGTCGCGCGCCAGCACCCGCGCGGTGTTTTCGCGGATGCTCTCATCCGCCCACAGATCGTCGAGCCCGAACAGCGCGCAGAACTTTTCCCACAAGGCATCTGTGACCACGCCGATGAAGATCGGCTTGTCGTCGGCGGTCTCGAACACGTCGTAGATCGCCCAGGCGCTGATCCGCGCGGGCATCGGCGCCGCCGGTTTGCCGGTCACCGCAAGCTGCGCCATGTGCTGGCCGATCAGGTAGATGGTGGTCTCGAACAGCGAGCTTTGTACCTTCTGCCCCCGTCCCGTGCGATGGCGCTCCTCGACCGCGGCGAGGATCGCGATCACCCCGAACATGCCGCCGGTGACATCGATGACGCTCGACCCCGCGCGCAAGGGGCGTCCGGGCGGTCCGGTCATATAGGCAAGGCCCCCCATCATCTGCGCGACCTCGTCGAGCGCAGTGCGCTCCTCATAGGGTCCGGGGAGAAAGCCCTTCTCGCTGCAAAAGATCAGCCGCGGGTTGCTGGCAGCGAGCGCCTCATAGCCAAGCCCCAGCCGGTCCATTGCCCCGGGGCGGTAGTTTTCGATCAGGATATCGGCACCAGCGGCCAGATCGCGCGCCACCGCCAGCCCGTCGGGCGACTTGAGGTCGAGGCAGATGCTCGCCTTGTGGCGGTTGTACATCGGGAAATAGCCCGCGCCCGATCCGATCAGCTTGCGTGTACGGTCGCCACCGATCGGCTCTACCCGCACCACCTCGGCGCCCAGCGAGGCGAGGATCGCGCCCACAGCCGGGCCCATCACCATATGCGTGAACTCGACGACCTTGAGGTTCTTGAGCGGTTGCGGACCGGTCATGCGGTTTGCCTTTCAAAACCCAGCGGCAGCCCCGCATCGGGGGTGAAGCCGTAGAGAGGTTCGCCCGGCAGTGCCTCGGCGAGGATGGCGCGCACCGCGAGCAGCGCGTCGAGATCGATGCCGGTATCCACCCCCATCGCCTCGAGCATGAACACCAGGTCTTCGGTGACGATATTGCCCGAAGCGCCGGGCGCGAAAGGACAGCCACCCAGCCCGCCGAGGGAGGAATCGAGCGTGGTGATTCCCTCGTCGAGCCCGGCAAGCGCATTGGCAAGCCCCAGCCCGCGCGTGTTATGCAGATGCAGCGTGGTCATCCGCTCCGCGCCGACCTCTGCCCTGACAGCGCGGACCAGCCGCCTGACCTGCGCCGGGTTGGCATAGCCGGTGGTATCCGAAAGGCTGAACTCCTGCGCGCCGGCCTCGGCCGCCGCGACCGCCAGCCGCACCACGGCGCCCTCGTCGACCGGGCCTTCCATCGTGCAGCCGAACGCGGTGGAAAGGCCGACCGCGAAATGCACGCCCCCTTCACGCGCCAGCACGGCGATCGCAGCGATCTCCTCGAGCATCTCAGCATGGCTCTTGCGCACATTCTTGAGGCTGTGTGTCTCGGACATCGAGAACGGGATCGAGATCGCATGCGCGCCCGCTTCCACCGCCCGCGCCGCGCCCTTGGCGTTGGGGACCAGCGCCACGACGTTGAGCCCGGGAATGGTCCGCGCGTATGCCACGATCTCGGCGCTGTCGGCCATTTGCGGGAGCAGGCTGGGCGGCACGAAGCTGCCCACCTCGATCTCGCGCACGCCTGCGGCGGCTTCAGCCGCAATCCAGCGTTTCTTCGCCTCGGTCGGCATCACGCGGTCGATGCTCTGCAACCCGTCGCGCGGGCCGACCTCGCTGATCAGCACGTCAGGCATGGTTCTGCTCCAGATAGACCCAGGGGCGCTGCGAACGGTCGCGCGCGTGGAACGCGGCGATCGCCGCGCGGTGTTTGAACGTGAGGTCGATGGCATCGAGCCCTTCGAGCAGCATCGCCTTGGCCTCTCCGTCGATCTCGAAGTGGAAGGTCGCATCCCCGGCGCTGACCGCCTGCGCGGCGAGATCGACATGCACCTGCTGCCCTGCGAGCGGTGCGATCACCTCGGCGGCCAGCACCACCGGGACGATGCCGTTGCGGATGCAGTTGCCGTGGAAGATCGGCGCAAAGCTGGGCGCGATGATGCAGCGGATGCCGTATTCGGCCAGCGCCCAGACGGCGTGCTCGCGGCTCGACCCGCAACCGAAGTTGCGTCCGCCCAGCAGCAGCGCGGCCATGCTGTATTCAGGCTGGTTGAGCACGAAATCGGGGTTGGGGTTTCGCTCCGCATCGAGATAGCGCCAGCCCGCGAACAGCCCGCCCGCAAGCCCCGTCTTGCCGGTGCTCTTCATCTCGCGCGAGGGGATGATCGCGTCGGTATCGACATTGTCGCGCAGCAAAGGCGCGGCAATCGAGGTCAGCGTTGTGAAAGGTTCAGCCATGGGCGAGCTCCCGCGCATCGGCGATGGCACCCGCGATCGCGCTGGCGGCGACGGTTTCGGGGCTGGCGATGTGGGTTTTCACGCGCAGCCCCTGGCGGCTCTCGAAATTGCGGTTGGTCGAGGAGATCACGCGCGATCCTTCGGCAAAGCTCTCGCCACCAGCAAAGAAGCACATCGAACAGCCGCTCATCCGCCATTCGAAGCCTGCGTCCACAAATACCCGGTCGAGCCCCTCGGCCTCGGCGGCGCGGCGGACCGCGCTCGAACCGGGCACGCAGATCGCGCGGATGCCGGGGGCGACATGGCGGCCCTTGAGCAAGGCAGCGGCGCGGCGCAGATCGGAAAGCCGGGCATTGGTGCAACTGCCGATGAACGCGGCATCGATTGGTGTGCCGATCAGCGGCGCCCCGGCGGCGAGCGCCATGTAGTCGAGCATTGCTTGTCCGGCGTCGGCCGGCACATTGCCGCTGACCGCAACGCTCGCCTGCGGGCTGGTGCCCCAGCTGACCATCGGTGGGATCGAACCGGCGTCGATCGTGATCTCGGCATCGAACGCGGCATCATCGGCGCTGCGCAGCGTCTGCCATTGCGCCAATGCCGCATCCCAATCCGCACCCTGCGGCGCATAACGGCGGCCCTTCAACCACGCGAAGGTGACGCTGTCGGGCGCGATCAGCCCGGCAAAGGCCGAGAACTCGGTCGCCATGTTGCACAATGTCATCCGCGCTTCCATGTCGAGCGCGGTGACCGCAGGCCCGGCAAATTCGACGACATGCCCCGCCCCGCCGCCTGCGCCATAAGCCGCGATAAGTGACAGCATCATGTCCTTTGCGGTGACCCCGGGCG
Encoded proteins:
- a CDS encoding catalase, with protein sequence MTKSAHETTTGQGGETHQQASGDTRVLTTNHGMPISDNQNSLKSGARGPTLLEDFVLREKIFHFDHERIPERIVHARGTGAHGVFEATDDISDLTRAAVFTKGEKTEVFVRFSTVAGGAGSVDTPRDVRGFAVKFYTREGNWDLVGNNIPVFFIQDAIKFPDLVHAVKMEADRGYPQAGSAHDTFWDWASLMPESTHMLMWAMSDRTLPRSLRMIEGFGVHTFKMVNAAGKASFVKFHWKPKLGIQSTIWDEALKLQAADNDYHRRDLFEAIDGGDFPEWELGIQVFDQEFADAQPYDVLDATKLIPEEDVPVRIIGTMTLNRNVDNFFAETEQVAFLPTNIVPGIDFSNDPLLQGRLFSYLDTQKSRLGTTNFHQIPVNAPRCPFGNFQRDGMMQTMVPKGRANYEPNSLAEHGEEAGPRESAAKGFATTNLASGPDEQGDKLRVRAELFADHYSQARLFYRSQTENEQAHIASSFVFELSKVADLDQVPARMVANLRNVDEDLAKRVADGLNIELPAKAEAARKPVDMKPSDKLSIHKNMKATLKGRKVGVLIADGTDAGELDTLTKAIENAGAIVFVVAPKVGGAKLSDGKLRKADGQLAGSPSQLFDAVAIVLSDDGTKMLLKEGAAVQFAMDAFGHLKAIGHSKAAKPLLDKAGVEPDAGVTGTGDDFIKAAATRFYDREPGVRMLA
- a CDS encoding VOC family protein; translation: MMGYNNLWIVMVPMALCACTAHAQDKPATASPPRSPGVEAPAQRLPTDIRRVTLIVRDMETSLRLYRDVVGLQVNYDTVVETSGVALPAGEPGAKARLVLLNSNDPFIGWIGLMQWVSPPLPDPGPYPKRMGPGGTVIVMNTDDVDGRCAAAAKIRGVTMTAPPRMQEYPGRNGGPVIRVRGCNFFDPDGTLIEMNQILK
- a CDS encoding CaiB/BaiF CoA transferase family protein, with protein sequence MTGPQPLKNLKVVEFTHMVMGPAVGAILASLGAEVVRVEPIGGDRTRKLIGSGAGYFPMYNRHKASICLDLKSPDGLAVARDLAAGADILIENYRPGAMDRLGLGYEALAASNPRLIFCSEKGFLPGPYEERTALDEVAQMMGGLAYMTGPPGRPLRAGSSVIDVTGGMFGVIAILAAVEERHRTGRGQKVQSSLFETTIYLIGQHMAQLAVTGKPAAPMPARISAWAIYDVFETADDKPIFIGVVTDALWEKFCALFGLDDLWADESIRENTARVLARDRIMPQIRALVQTWKRDDLIARLEGTGLPFAPIGRPEDMFDDPHLLASGGLEPVTLSDGKTTMLPTLPIEMNGARPHAHAALPEAGADTKSVLAGLGYDEARIEALLASGAVEGQG
- a CDS encoding hydroxymethylglutaryl-CoA lyase yields the protein MPDVLISEVGPRDGLQSIDRVMPTEAKKRWIAAEAAAGVREIEVGSFVPPSLLPQMADSAEIVAYARTIPGLNVVALVPNAKGAARAVEAGAHAISIPFSMSETHSLKNVRKSHAEMLEEIAAIAVLAREGGVHFAVGLSTAFGCTMEGPVDEGAVVRLAVAAAEAGAQEFSLSDTTGYANPAQVRRLVRAVRAEVGAERMTTLHLHNTRGLGLANALAGLDEGITTLDSSLGGLGGCPFAPGASGNIVTEDLVFMLEAMGVDTGIDLDALLAVRAILAEALPGEPLYGFTPDAGLPLGFERQTA
- the leuD gene encoding 3-isopropylmalate dehydratase small subunit, giving the protein MAEPFTTLTSIAAPLLRDNVDTDAIIPSREMKSTGKTGLAGGLFAGWRYLDAERNPNPDFVLNQPEYSMAALLLGGRNFGCGSSREHAVWALAEYGIRCIIAPSFAPIFHGNCIRNGIVPVVLAAEVIAPLAGQQVHVDLAAQAVSAGDATFHFEIDGEAKAMLLEGLDAIDLTFKHRAAIAAFHARDRSQRPWVYLEQNHA
- a CDS encoding 3-isopropylmalate dehydratase large subunit; this translates as MTTLFDRIWDAHVVACLPGGAALVAIDRVLLHERTGAAALNALRDAGRTVADPGRVFALMDHIVDTLPGRTDRTLMPGGQAFITETRAAARAAGIRLFDVGDPDQGIMHVVSPELGIVLPGLTLIAPDSHTCTQGALGALAWGIGSSEAEHAMATGTLRLTRPRAMRVTFTGTPAPGVTAKDMMLSLIAAYGAGGGAGHVVEFAGPAVTALDMEARMTLCNMATEFSAFAGLIAPDSVTFAWLKGRRYAPQGADWDAALAQWQTLRSADDAAFDAEITIDAGSIPPMVSWGTSPQASVAVSGNVPADAGQAMLDYMALAAGAPLIGTPIDAAFIGSCTNARLSDLRRAAALLKGRHVAPGIRAICVPGSSAVRRAAEAEGLDRVFVDAGFEWRMSGCSMCFFAGGESFAEGSRVISSTNRNFESRQGLRVKTHIASPETVAASAIAGAIADARELAHG